The DNA region TATTTGAGAGATACCCCAAGTCGATTGAGTATTTATAGTTGTCGCTGGGAATCTTCGAAGTTTATTTGTATTAAAGCTGATATTGAAATTCATTTGCCACGTAAAATTCTTTGATTGAATATTAGTTGTATTTAACCCCAACTCAAGGCCTTTATTATCAATCTCTCCTGTATTCTCCCATCTTGATTCAAAACCAACAGATAATGGTTGGGATACTTGTAATAACAAATTTTTAGTCAAATTTCTATACGCATCTACAGTAAGTTCAACTCTTTTAAATAAACCAATATCCAAACCAATATCCCATTGATATTTACTTTCCCAAGTTAAATTAGAACTTGGCAACTGTGTTGGAACCGCAGCGGTACTGGAATTATATTGGCTAGATAAAGAATACAATCCTAAATATCTGGATGATCCAATATCCTGAGTACCTGTAATACCATAGCTAGCTCTCAACTTAAGCAAATCGATAAATTTACTATTTTCTAAAAACGATTCTTTGTTGATTAACCAAGATGCAGAAAACGCTGGGAATGGTGCATAACGATTATTTGAGGGGAAATTAGATGATCCATCAACTCTATAAGATGCAGTAAAGAAATACTTCCCATTGTAACCATAGTTAACTTGAGAAATAAATGAACCAAGCATAAATTTTGTATCACTACCATCTACATTTTGTGAGGTAGATACAACATTTAATACATCATATCCAACTGGTAGTCCCTTCCCAGATCCTCCAGACAATTCGGTATAGCTTTGTTGAGAGGCAAATCCGGCTAAACCACTTAAACTATGTTTACCAAAATTGAAATTAAACTTTAATAAATCATTGGAAATATAACCGTAAGTCAATGTATTTTCTTCGTCTAAATACCCTGTCCCATAATATTGTCCTCCTGCCGCTGCAGAATAATAAGTTCTTGATTTGTAATATGCTGCACTAATCCTATTAGTAGAAGAAAAGGATAACCAATTTGTGATACCAACATTTAAATTTAGATCATAGTTGACATCAAAGTTTTTGGTAGGGAAACTAGAGTTTTGAATAGTATGCAAAGGGTTAGTCTTATCTCTTGACCACCATTTAAATGTAGAATTGCCATCCACAAAAATTGGTTTTCCTGTACTATCATATGGATTATCCCAAGGCATATTTAAATAAGCATAAAATATATCGTTATAATCATAACCAGTACCTAAATTTCCATTTAAGTTAAAACTATTGGATAAAGATATTTTGGGTGTAAAATGATGTGTTGAGTTGGCATGAATATTTATCCTTTTAAAATTTGTATTCAATAATGTACCTCTTTCATCATAATATGTCATTCCTAAATAATAACTATTTTTTTCATTACTACCACTTGCAGAAAAATAAACATTAGTCATCGGAGCGCGCTTAAACATAGTATTTAACCAATTATTATTTTGCGATTCTAATGATAATGGTCGTTCCGAATAAAATTTTAACAAATCAACTTTATAAGAGTTGTTAGATGCCCCAGGAGTATAATCTCGATAGTATTCTTTTTGGGCTTCATAAAGTTGAGATCCGTTCATCATCTTCATAGAACCAAAGTAAGGATCTCTGAATCCTGTAGTTACTTTTAATTCCATACGGGTCTTACCTGCCGCAGCTTTTTTTGTAGTTACAATTATTACACCTGCATTTGCTTGAGAACCATACATTGCAGTTGCTGCCGCATCTTTTAAAACAGTTATACTCTCCACATCATTTGGATCGTAATTTCCTCCAATTATCCCATCTACCACGTATAATGGGCTTTGGGAGGCATTGACGGAAGATACCCCTCTTAATCTAATTTCGGCAGAGGAGCCAGGCGCTCCAGAACTATTTACTACTTGTAAACCAGAAACCTTGCCTTGTAACATAGAACCAATATCATTGGTCGTAACATCTTTTAATTTATCTGCACTTACCACAGTTACAGCACTCGTTAAATCGCTTTTCTTTTTATTACTATAACCAACTACTACCACTGCATTATTATCTTGAGCAACAGGAGTTAATATTATATTTATATCTTGAGTTCCATCTACCTTTATTGTTACCGTAGAATAGCCTACATAACTAACTTGAATTGATAAATTCGATGTGTCAACATTTTTTAATAGAAAATACCCATCTTTGTCAGAGTGAAAATTTTTTTTGGTTCCAACAATAGTTATGGTAGCGTCGATCAAAGGATCTCCAATAGAATCTACTACTCGTCCTTTAATGTCTATATTGTTTATTTTCTCATAGTAATAAATCTTTTTACTACGCGCATATAGTTTATCATTAATAATCGTATTCGTAATAATTAAGAATAATAAACAAAAAAGTGCTTTTGAAAATTTCTTAATGAAGTGATTATTAGATTTAGTCCGAATACGATTTAGTAATAGTACCCTCCTAGACCATACTTTAGAATACATAATAGTCAAACGGTTTATTTGTTAAAAAAACAAGGAATAAGGAATTATATAATAGCTCCTAGTCATTCACTAATTAAAGCGAATAATTGAGAGAATTAAGAAAATTTCATTTTATAGTAGAAGCGATGTTCTTTATCTAGATTCTCAGTAAACACATTTACATATACTATAAAACCAGATAAAATATATTATACATATTTAGAAGTTCATATTAATATTTATAGTCAAATTTCAAATACATACACTTAATAAACCACCTTTTCAAAGATAAGAATTAATTAATGTGAAAATTACAATAGAATTTTGTATTCAAATACAATGTATTGATTATCAATAATATCAATCGTTTGCGTATACGATTATGTGTTATGATGCCAAAATAATCTAACAAAGAATGTTAATTATTATCCACTAAAAGTTAGATTAAAATCCGGTACAAAAGGTAATCTAGCCCAAGATTGGTTTGACGAAATTGTTATTGAACGCAATTTTTGGATCCCCCAATTTAATACCCACTAATGTTGTAAAATTTAAACAAACTTTTATAAATAAAGATATACTGCAATTTAATGAAAACATCAAGCTCGTAGCTATTGAGCTAATTCAAGACAGAGAGGGTGTTCAAGTGGAGGAATAAGACTTGAGATTAAGTCTAATCTATTAAATAAATGACGAGACAGAATCGTGAAATGTACTAGTTTTTCTTGAAGGCAAATACAGTTAGTGCTAATGGAGATGCGGAACTTTCAAAACATCAGAAATTAAAAATATTGTCCAAGAAAGCATGGTTACACACTTTATGAAAGTCTACAAATTGCTGCTAGATGATGCAACAAAGATTATTATTATCAATAAGAGGGTATATACCTACATGAGCTAAATAAAATTGCAATTTATCTTTTGCAAAAAGTATGCGTAAGTTACTACCGATAGTATTAATATTTAAATTATTAGCGATAGCACTTACCTTATATAAAAACAACAAAAGAATTTTGGTATTTAACTATTGAATTTACTAAGTCAATAGTTCGTATGTGGAGTAATTTTGAAACATAGAGATTTTGTATAACTAAAAATGATTAAATGTGGCTATATGATATAGGACTCCGTATCAAATTTATTTTTTTAACACACAGATAAATTAGCAATTAATATTCAGCATTATAGTACAATTTATAGGGAATTATTCACATTAAAGAGCAAAATAAGACTAAGCTCATCTATAATAGGAAATTTATTTTTAGACTGATGTATACTTATTTTTAATGAAAGGTGCAGATTATAAAGCAAGTGTTTAATTTTTTAACCTGCACATTTTAGGTGATATTTTGGCTGAGAATATTATTTAGAACTTACAAAGGCAACATTTTACTACCACTACTAGATAAGTAAAAATGCCATAATATCATACTTGCAACAGTTCTATATGGTTGCCAATTGTCAGACATACCTTGTATGGTTTCTTTGTCTGTTGATTTTGGTAGCAGTTTTAATTTCTTAATAGCATTAATGACTGCAAGATCGCCAATAGGAAAAATATCCACTCTTTGCAATACAAACATCAGATATACATCTATCGTCCAATTTCCAATACCTTTTAGTTGGATTAACTTTGCTCGAACTAGGTCATTAGATAAATTTTCTAGTTTTTTTAAATCTATAGTTTTTGATTCTAAAGCATTTGCTAAACCTCTTATATATACCATTTTTTGTCTGCTCACATAACAAGCACGCATTTCTTCATCACTCAACTTTAAAACTGTCAGTGGAGTAAGTTCGATGGTTTTTTCTTGTAATTTTTTCAAGGCTGCTAATGCTGAAGCTAGAGAAACTTGTTGCTCTAGAATAATATGAACTAATGATTCAAAACTATTGGGACGCATCCACATTGGTGGGTAACCATATCTGTCAATAACGGATTGCAAATCTTTATCTTTCTTTCCCAGCGAATCGCATAGTTGATGATAATTATCCGAATTGAAAGTGTCGATACTTGGTGTTAATATTTTTTTCATAGTTTCGATTGTTGATTAGAAAAGTGTTTGCACTTTTACATCGCTTTCTAATTCCAATAATATCTTTTTATTTTGTACGCCGCCAGCAAATCCAATCATTTTTCCATCTGCACCTACAACTCTATGACAAGGAACGATAATAGCGATTGGATTTTTGTTCAATGCACCACCAACAGCTCTAACCGCTTTTATATCTCCTAAAATTTGCGCCAATGCTCCATAGGTTTTTGTTTTTCCATATTGAATGGTCAATAATGCGTTCCAAACTTTCACTTGAAAATCCGTTCCTATAAAATCCAATGGAACTTTGAATACAGTTCTCTTTTTTGTAAAATATTCGGCTAGTTGTTGCTCAACTTGCAATAAAATAGGATGAGAATTATCTAATATAGGCTCGTCTAATTTGCTTCTTTTATAGTTTTCATCTTCCCATAAAATAGCTGCTAGACCTTTGTTAGAACTGACTAATCTTATTTTTCCAACTGGAGTGTCCATATCTTTAAAAAACAATTGACGCATTGTAATTTATCCTTTTTTCAAATGTAGTAATATTATATTTATTTTTATTAGTGGAACTAACTAGGAGAAATAAAGTTGTTGTCATTGTTTACATTTTAAAACAATCTAATATAGTTTCATTTTTTGTAAGTACTGCAAAATGGACATTTTTAAATACATTTTTATATTTATCAAAAAGCAATTCTTTAAATAATTCACCAATAGTTTTAGGATCATTTTGGAATACACCACAGCCCCAAGCACCTAGAATTAAAGAATCATTTTTTTCATGATAAGCCAATGCCAGCATTTTGTCCATTCGTTGATGCATTGATTGAGTTATTTCATTAGCTTTATTGGGTTCTTGCTTTTGCACCACACCCGCATTCACAGCTGGCGATGTAATGATGTTACAATAATTTGGAGCGTCAATTAATACCCCTTTTTCATTGCGAAAAACGGGAACTCCAGGACTATAAATCATACTATCTGTATAGACACATGAAGACATTTTGCGATGCATTTCATAGAAGCTAAATTGGGACATTTGTGATGCATACAAGCCCGATGAGCGCGCTATACTTTCTTCTTGTGCTTCTGCTCCATTGATAAATCCGCCACCTGGATTTTTCGCTGAGGCAAAATTTAGACACATAATGTTGTTGGCTGGATGCGTCGCCTGCATTTCTATGATCGCCGCAACCGTGGTTTGATTTTGAACCGTAAAATTTGTTTCGAATTTACGCTCCAAATTTTGTTGACTTATAGTTGCCAATTGCTCGCTTGAGAACTGCGCCGTTTTATCGATACAATGTCCAAGTTCTTCTTTAATAGAGATTATAGTTCCTTGTTCGTTTGTGTATTGGCCAGATTCCAATATCTGGAGTGTTTCTTGTGCTAATAATTTCTTGTTCATAGTTAGTTAATTGATGACCAAATTGGCCAATTGTTTTGATAGTTGAATAGTAGCAATCGCACCACTATTGAATTGTAAAAAATCTTGTTCGATTCCGTCACTGAATATGAATCCGTTCGTTGGCATCATAGATTCAATGACTAGCTGATTTCCATTACTGATTTTTCCACTGCAAATATCTGTTTGTGTTGCATGGCTTTTAAACGGTTCTCTAACAGCAAAATACAAATCTACTTCCTTCAATTTGGGATAATGTATATCTGTTATATGTGTCAATCCGTATGCCATATTAAACATCGAGCTCAACCAACCTGAGCTTCCGGTTTTGGTCGCAACTATTATACCACTTGACGAATGATTTTCTTCTTTTCCGTTTATCTTAATTTTATACCTTGCTGAAGTATGCGACGAAATTCCGATGAATAAGTCGTTGACTGCCAATAATGATTGTCCATCATTCAACTTAACTTCTGCAAAATGCATCTGCTTGGTATGATAATTTTGTGCAATAACTTTTTTTACTGCTTCTATAAAATTACTGGAATTATAGGGCAATAATATGCCATCGTAACGCTCTGGATCTGGATTGATGGCAATAATCGGCAATTCTTTTGAATACTTCGCCACATTTGCAACAAGCCCGTCTTGTCCAATAACTATAATCAAGTTGCTTTCTGCAAAAAGATAAGATGGAATAAAACTACGTTCTACTACTTTGTTTTTAATGATGGGAGATAATCGTTGTTGTACATCATTAAATGCACTATAAAACTGTTCATGTTCTAACTCATAATCCGCAAAATCGCCACCTGATCTTTCTATAAAAAATCGCGCTTGTTCTTTCGTATTGAAACGCTCTATTAAGGATTCCATACGAGTTTTATTTTTAACAATTATGGCATATTCAAATTTCATGACGATTAATTTTTTACTTTATTTTCCCGTTAATATAGTTTGCAATAAATTGGGGCTGATATTAAGATTTCCAATTTTTTGAGCATTTTCGGCTAATTCGCGAAATGCCAAAGCAATATTTCCACGAGCATCTTGTTTACTGTTCAGCGCGCTTAGGATTTTCCAATCCATTTGTTTGTATGGTTTAAGAGATGCTTCTAGCACATAACTTTGTGTGTCTGCTTCTTTCCGATCATTATCCGTTTTTTGCTCAATCAATTGCTGACGTTGGGTTTCGATCGCTATATCCGCAGTGATCTTCATTTCTCGCAAGGTCTTACTGTTTTCGGCTTGTTGCACTTCTGTTTCCATTTTCTTTTCTGCAATTTGCTTTTGTTTTTCTTCTACAGCAATCTCCGTATTCAATTCAGATTCTTTTATTTTCCGTTCTTGTTCCACGGCGAAATTTCTGCGTTCGTAAACGGCTTCATCTGCCTGCTGTTGCAATCGTTCACGCGTTTCTGTCTCCAATGCTCTCGCCATTTCAGGTGTTGCTTGTACTGCCATAATACTTACGCCGAGTATTTCTATTCCCATCAATTTTATAGTTTCAGAGTTTCGCAAGCCTTCTTCTATGTTTTTTTCAATTTGTTTGGCAGAGCGAATGGCATCTTTCAAATTTAACTGATGAATAAATGCAGATGTGGATGTTTGCGCCAAGTTAATGATGCGTTGATTCAACTTTTCCGTTTCATTTTTTTTGTACAAACCATTTGCCGTCACCGTGAAATCCAAACTATTGGCCAATGCTTTGGGTTCTGTAATTTTATAACTTACTTGTCCTTGAATAGTTACAGATTGATAATCCGCCGTATTTTCATGGAAAATAAATGGTAAATCATTGCTACCCAAAGGAATCGCCACGATAGAACTGCTGGGTGCAAAATAGAAAAACGAAAGACCACGACCTTCTTTGGCAATCACTCCATTTTTGTAATGAAGTACATAGCTCATTGCATCAAATTGAATATGTTTAAAACCGAACATGATAATTATTTTTAATCGTTTATAAATGTGTCAAATGTACGCAAATATGAATTGGGCAAAAAAATGGAATTTCTACATTTTCAATAATGCCCTAACTTCCATTAAAGCAAATCCCAATAGATTTTCACCATTCCATAATGTTGGATTTTTGCTATGAGGATGAGATTCCAGCATGCCGATTCCCCAAATCCTATCATAAGGACTCGCTTCTACAATTACTTTTTGATTCGTATTGAGTAGAAAATCGCCCATTTCTTTGTTTTGAGAAAATATTAAAAAATTGCCTTGTTTTACAATATCGTATTTATGATTATTCCATAAGTCGGCATCAAAATTTTTCACTAATCGTCCCAATGCTTTCATCTCTTTTGGTGAATGCGCTGCCAATATCCTTTTTTGAGTTTCCAAATCGCCAAACAATTCTGCTTTTTTAGCCATCATATATTGCTCGGTATTGGCAAACTGAATATCGTTTTCGATGAAGGTTGCGGGATACCATTGACTAAAACAACTCTTGGTGATAGAACCATCTGAAGGAATCTGATGTCCCCAAAAAAACAAGAACTCTAAATTCTTTTTCTGTTCAAATGCTGTTTTTAAATTATCTAAATTGTTCTTCATTTTGCGTTTATTTTACACAAAGCTAATTGTTGTAAATAAAATACGCAAATTTATTTGCGTATTTTTTACATAAATATTTTAATAAATTGAAAATCAGTTGTTTGACTTGACTTTTTCTCTTATTTCTTGAAGAGATTGATCAATAATTAACTGTCCGTCCTTGAATACTTCACGTAATGCGCCTGTTTTTTCTTCTTCCCAACCTACCTGATCTTTTAATGTATAGTTTCCATCTTTTTCAACTATTTTCATTAGACCTTTCGCCGATTTTTTTGTTCCATCGTCCGTAATTGGGTCTTTAAATATTTCTCTTCCAATTCCATTGACTTCTCCATAAGTAGCTTTCATGGCGAATCCAAAAGTGTCTCTTGTATTGTATTGGTAAGTGAAAGAGCCAATTCCCAAGACTATATTGGTTGATGCAAATCCTTTTGTCTTTAATCTTTCACATATTTGTGTTGCACGATCAATAGTTATACTGTCTCCGTAGATAGCACCGATTTGAGGAATCAGTTCTTTGTATCCTTTATCATTTGTACTGCCACCAAAAGTATCCCAAAGTAATTCGATGACACCTTTGCGTTCTACCTCAGATTTTCCATTAAGATTACCACAAATAATATCTACAGGATCGCCACTATCAGGACGAACTACCACTTTTCCTTCTCTGGAAATAATTTCCGATTTCAATTTTGGAAGATATTCCGTCAATACTTTCCACAAATCCCATGTATCAGAAACGATAGAAACAATCCCTTTAGGATAAACATCACAAACCAATCTACGAAACGTACCGAGTTCGTCCTCTATGGTTCCCATACACATCACAGAATGTTCCGTTGCAGAAACAGAACCACCAATAAGTTCCTTATCTGAATCAGCATTATAGTATTTTTCCAAAAAGTCTATTGCTGGTATAGTATCTGTACCTGTAAAACTTAGCAAATGTCCCGCAGAAGAACTCACTGCCGCTTCAATACCTGCCATGCCTCGCATAGAGAAGTCATGTCCTTGCCATTCTACCATTGCAGGTACTGAAGACGTTTGCTCTGCATATTTGTCCAAAATCTTTCTGTATTGTTTCGCTATAGTTGCAGATGTACAAGGCATCCAAATAGCGGCAGAAACTAAGGTCTCAAAATAATTAGTCAACCAGAAAAACTCAGGAATCGTGTTGTACATAGTGAACATTGGAACTCTAACAGGTACACTTGATCCTTCTGGCAAAGCTTTTATAACCATTGGGATATAGCCGAGATCATGTAGATCTTCAATATGCTTCGTGCCGACTTGATTTTCTCCCAAATAGTTATTTACACGGCGGCGATATTCTGCAACTACTTTTTCTTTAGGTTGTTTGAAAAAATAGTTTTCAAAATCTTCTAGTATATATTTTTTGATAAAATATTGCAAACCGAATAGTACAACTTTATCAATACCTTCAATCCTGCTCTTCCTCGGTGTCCAATTAGAATACACTAAGCTTGTGCCTTCTGGATATTGTCTGCGATGATCTAGTTTGTAACCGTCTGTTAATAATAGTGGATTCATAGTTTATATGTTTTTTATAAGATTGTTTAATTCGTCGTACACTTGTTTCAATCCAGCCCGATCATCCATGTATGCATTGGCATATATTTTTTTACTAGTGGATTTGTAAAATGGAGGATTTTCATTAATACTGTCAAAAGGAATAGTATTGTCTTTTAAGTAATTGTAAACAAATGATAAATCCTCCTGTCCCGTCCAGCATATCAAATAACAATTTTTGGAGTGTAATGAACGGAGTAAAGAAATGACATTTTCATATTGTCTTCCTTTTTTATGGAAATCATACACCGTATCGTCAAAATCGTAGGCTATTGTGATCGATCCATATTCCTTGTATTCCGATAAGAGTCGATTTTTAGAATTGTCTATATCAAGATAAAAGTCTGTCATTTAGTTTGATTTGAGTTAGATTTTCGTGTGTTAAATCTTTAAAAGAGTTAGTTGTAAAAATATGTTCAAAACAACTATCAAGATTATCGAAACCTTTGCTGAATATGCCATGCGTCACAGCAAGATAAAGTTTGCCGGCATTTTTCTTTTTCAATACTTCTGCTAACCCAATAAATGTGCCACCGCCATCACAGATATCATCAACTATTAAACAATCTTGATTATTCAAATCATCTGTATATACTTTAAATCCTGCTAATTTTCCAGTCTTTACATCTCTACTTTTACTACATTCTACAACTTCAATACCTCCTAAAAACTCAGATACTTTGTAGATTTTTTTTAAAGCCCCACCATCTGGAGAGATGAGTTTTAAATCCGTACCTATTTTTCCTACAACGGATTGAATGAATAAGTGATTGGTTACGGCAGTGCAATTATTCAAAAGCGCTGGAGTCACTTCGGAATGCGCATCCAATATACGAACCGTCTTGAAACCCAATTGATTAATGATATCCGCATATACTTTAACAGATAGAGGCTCTCCTTTTATCATCACTCGATCTTGGCGAGCAGAAGGGAAATATGGAATGATTAATTCTTCAAGCTCAGCATGCATTCTTTTGAGCGCATCAACTGCGATGCAAAGCAAGCCAAGATCATTAAAAGAATTTAGTCTATGTGTGATAATAACGGGACCAACTATATCTGATTTTATTTTTATATGTGGCTCGCCTGCAGAGAAAGTAAAGCTTTCGAACTGGATTTCGTCACCATCAATAGGTTTAAAATTTTGGTCTAAATTGATAATTTGGTTTTTCATAATTGTACTATTATATGGTTATATAAACCAATTAAGGTTATTATTTGTTTTATATGCGTAATTATTACACAAATATATATACTATTTAATTAAAGTGCAAATTAATTTGTGTAAAAATTACTCAATAAAATATAATATGTTTAAAATCAATTATTTAATTTCAAAATAAAATCCTTTTTCGGCTAATGATTGGTATTTCTCTTTGTTGAATTTGAATAATTTCCCAGGACGACCACTTCCTTCTTTGCGTATTTTATTGGTTTCATCCAACAAACCATAACTCATTATTTTTTTACGGAAATTCCTACGATCGATGGATTCTCCGATAATCGTTTGGTACAAATCTTCCAAATCAGAAAATGGAAATTCAGTATTCAATAAATTAAATCCAATCGGTTCATATTGAATTTTGGTGCGAAGTCGTGATAATGCTTTTTCGAAAATAGCTTCATGGTCAAATGCCAATTCGGGTAATTGATCTATACTAAACCATCTCGCGTCAGCAGCGTCAGTATCGGCGTGTAGCTTGTGATAAGATGGATTGACTAAACCAAAATAAACGACCGAAATGACCCGGTTTCTCGGATCGCGGTCTACTTTTCCAAAAGTATATAGTTGCTCCAAAAAATCTGGGCGTATTCCAGCTTCTTCCTGCAACTCACGCAAAACTGCCGCATCCAAATCCTCATCGTCGTGCACCAAGCCTCCAGGAAGTGCCCATTTCCCTTTGAATGGTTCAATATTTCTTTGAATTAATAATATATGTAAAGCACTTTTCTCAAAGTATCCAAATACAACACCATCAACAGAAACCTTTATCTTTTGCATTTTTTGTGTTTTGTATACGCAAAAATAACAGTAATTATTATCAAAAGGTGACTAAATGACGATTTATAAAAAAATAAAATTTTTTTACTACGCAA from Rhizosphaericola mali includes:
- a CDS encoding NUDIX hydrolase, translating into MQKIKVSVDGVVFGYFEKSALHILLIQRNIEPFKGKWALPGGLVHDDEDLDAAVLRELQEEAGIRPDFLEQLYTFGKVDRDPRNRVISVVYFGLVNPSYHKLHADTDAADARWFSIDQLPELAFDHEAIFEKALSRLRTKIQYEPIGFNLLNTEFPFSDLEDLYQTIIGESIDRRNFRKKIMSYGLLDETNKIRKEGSGRPGKLFKFNKEKYQSLAEKGFYFEIK